The following proteins are encoded in a genomic region of Oncorhynchus masou masou isolate Uvic2021 chromosome 32, UVic_Omas_1.1, whole genome shotgun sequence:
- the LOC135526928 gene encoding TATA box-binding protein-like 2, producing the protein MDEDSALESYFDDPIGNVPDASGFLFEGDLGLQGAPQLQDPSFLSSLSQPEKDIGEDLDLSFLPDDLPEDTCGNAATNANMTQDRVFDGYRPEESAETDPNQSAMTGGSTFCPMTPMTPMTPVAESSGIIPMLQNIVSTVNLACPLDLKSIALQARNAEYNPKRFAAVIMRIREPRTTALIFSSGKMVCTGAKSEEQSRLAARKYARVVQKLGFPAKFLDFKIQNMVGSCDVCFPIRLEGLVLTHQQFSSYEPELFPGLIYRMVKPRIVLLIFVSGKVVLTGAKERGEIYEAFENIYPILKGFRKQ; encoded by the exons ATGGATGAAGATTCAGCATTGGAGAGTTATTTTGATGACCCAATTGGAAATGTACCA GATGCCTCTGGCTTCCTGTTTGAAGGGGACCTGGGCTTGCAGGGCGCCCCTCAGCTCCAGGACCCATCCTTTCTCTCCTCGTTGAGCCAACCAGAGAAGGACATCGGGGAGGATCTGGATCTCAGCTTCCTGCCTGATGACCTGCCAGAGGACACCTGTGGAAATGCTGCTACTAATGCTAACATGACACAAGACCGCGTGTTCGATGGCTACAGGCCTGAGGagtctgctgagactgaccctaaCCAGTCGGCCATGACGGGAGGCTCTACCTTCTGTCCCATGACGCCTATGACCCCCATGACTCCAGTGGCTGAGAGTTCTGGAATAATCCCCATGTTACA GAATATTGTATCTACAGTGAATCTGGCTTGCCCACTGGACCTGAAATCCATCGCTCTTCAAGCCAGAAACGCTGAGTACAACCCCAAG CGTTTTGCTGCTGTTATTATGAGAATACGGGAACCTAGGACCACAGCACTCATCTTCAGCTCCGGAAAGATGGTCTGCACAGGAGccaagag CGAGGAGCAGTCTCGACTGGCTGCCCGCAAGTATGCTCGTGTGGTGCAGAAATTGGGCTTTCCCGCCAAATTCCTGGACTTCAAGATCCAGAACATGGTGGGGAGTTGTGATGTCTGCTTTCCCATTCGGCTGGAGGGTCTGGTGCTGACTCATCAGCAGTTCAGCAG TTATGAGCCAGAGCTGTTTCCTGGTTTGATCTACCGTATGGTGAAACCACGGATTGTCTTACTGATCTTTGTGTCTGGAAAAGTGGTTCTGACAG GGGCTAAGGAACGTGGAGAGATCTATGAAGCCTTTGAGAACATCTACCCCATTCTGAAAGGATTCAGAAAGCAATAA
- the LOC135525637 gene encoding beclin 1-associated autophagy-related key regulator-like isoform X2, translating into MHTQHMDQFKLLQYTEKLRRLKMLTEKKDLLEQRVISAMDKKVQADQLKWKMMSCKMKIEQLKEAIGCGNEEVKSGKDLLLRSQEESQRLQRRASRHQEKRDKIERHNQRLGELLEKKGKELQGRLDHLAEVRKGHILELTAHIFPTQEEKQGSRDPADMLSECDLALTSSTVSELAEARRTTYLSGRWIWDDQNGETSISITGPRVTLPSNGDCSPYYSWVEDKSTNEGPELDHINPAHTISAALCYATQLINILSHILDVNLPKKLCNSEFCGDSLSRYRFTRAVTKLNTNILHLCFSQHVESELLHPHHTLRNIMFLVSPDNKNLGRTGPYEVTADLEDSMEFVEPEAAGPAEESGDEMVTDEETDLGTDWETVPSPRFCDIPSQPMDLSQSMAMQVSQPVGQAGGMISSAAASVTSWFRAYTGQR; encoded by the exons ATGCACACACAGCATATGGATCAGTTCAAACTACTGCA ataCACTGAAAAATTGAGAAGACTTAAAATGCTGACGGAGAAGAAAGATCTTCTTGAACAGAG GGTAATTTCTGCCATGGATAAGAAGGTCCAGGCAGATCAGCTG AAATGGAAGATGATGTCATGCAAGATGAAGATTGAGCAGCTGAAGGAGGCCATTGGCTGTGGGAACGAAGAGGTGAAGAGTG GTAAGGACCTGCTGCTTCGCTCCCAGGAGGAGAGCCAGAGGCTACAGCGGCGGGCCAGCCGCCACCAGGAGAAGAGGGACAAGATCGAGAGACACAACCAGCGGCTGGGAGAACTGCTGGAGAAGAAGGGCAAGGAGCTGCAGGGTCGTCTGGATCACCTGGCTGAGGTCCGCAAGGGACACATCCTGGAGCTCACTGCTCACATCTTCCCAACACAGGAGGAGAAGCAGGGCAGCAG ggacCCAGCAGACATGTTGTCAGAGTGTGACCTGGCTCTGACCTCCAGCACAGTGAGTGAGCTGGCTGAGGCCCGTCGCACCACCTACCTGTCAGGGCGCTGGATCTGGGACGACCAGAATGGCGAAACCAGCATTAGCATCACCGGACCCAGGGTCACGCTGCCTAGCAACGGGGACTGCTCCCCCTATTACAGCTGGGTGGAAGACAAGAGCACCAATGAGGGGCCAG AGCTGGACCACATCAACCCAGCCCACACCATCAGTGCAGCTCTCTGCTATGCTACCCAGCTCATCAACATCCTCTCTCATATCCTGGATGTCAATCTGCCCAAGAAGTTGTGCAACAGTGAGTTCTGTGGTGACAGCCTGAGCAGGTACAGGTTCACCCGTGCTGTCACCAAGCTCAACACCAACATCCTTCACCTCTGCTTCTCACAG CATGTTGAGAGTGAGCTGCTGCACCCTCACCACACCCTGAGGAACATCATGTTCCTGGTCTCTCCCGACAACAAGAACCTGGGCAG GACGGGTCCATACGAGGTGACTGCAGACCTGGAGGACTCCATGGAGTTTGTGGAGCCGGAGGCGGCCGGCCCTGCGGAGGAGAGTGGAGACGAGATGGTGACGGACGAGGAGACAGACCTGGGGACAGACTGGGAGACGGTCCCCAGCCCACGTTTCTGTGACATCCCCTCCCAGCCCATGGACCTGTCCCAGAGCATGGCCATGCAGGTGTCTCAGCCTGTGGGCCAGGCCGGGGGCATGATCTCCTCAGCAGCCGCCTCCGTCACCTCCTGGTTCCGGGCCTACACCGGCCAGCGCTGA
- the LOC135525637 gene encoding beclin 1-associated autophagy-related key regulator-like isoform X1 — MASSAGSEVRALGPSEGTLGALPGARPPLRSHHLHTTTTAGSPGSLMVESVDDAEGLYVAVERCPLCNTARRRLTCARCIQAGDFVYFDGRNPELYTEKLRRLKMLTEKKDLLEQRVISAMDKKVQADQLKWKMMSCKMKIEQLKEAIGCGNEEVKSGKDLLLRSQEESQRLQRRASRHQEKRDKIERHNQRLGELLEKKGKELQGRLDHLAEVRKGHILELTAHIFPTQEEKQGSRDPADMLSECDLALTSSTVSELAEARRTTYLSGRWIWDDQNGETSISITGPRVTLPSNGDCSPYYSWVEDKSTNEGPELDHINPAHTISAALCYATQLINILSHILDVNLPKKLCNSEFCGDSLSRYRFTRAVTKLNTNILHLCFSQHVESELLHPHHTLRNIMFLVSPDNKNLGRTGPYEVTADLEDSMEFVEPEAAGPAEESGDEMVTDEETDLGTDWETVPSPRFCDIPSQPMDLSQSMAMQVSQPVGQAGGMISSAAASVTSWFRAYTGQR, encoded by the exons ATGGCATCCTCAGCGGGAAGCGAAGTCCGAGCCCTCGGCCCTAGCGAAGGGACTTTGGGAGCACTGCCCGGTGCTCGGCCACCACTTCGCTCGCACCACCTACACACCACAACCACCGCAGGTTCCCCTGGATCACTGATGGTGGAGTCGGTGGACGACGCGGAGGGTCTGTATGTCGCAGTGGAGAGATGCCCTCTCTGCAACACCGCCAGGCGCAGGCTGACTTGTGCCCGATGCATCCAGGCAGGGGATTTCGTGTACTTCGACGGTAGAAACCCCGAACT ataCACTGAAAAATTGAGAAGACTTAAAATGCTGACGGAGAAGAAAGATCTTCTTGAACAGAG GGTAATTTCTGCCATGGATAAGAAGGTCCAGGCAGATCAGCTG AAATGGAAGATGATGTCATGCAAGATGAAGATTGAGCAGCTGAAGGAGGCCATTGGCTGTGGGAACGAAGAGGTGAAGAGTG GTAAGGACCTGCTGCTTCGCTCCCAGGAGGAGAGCCAGAGGCTACAGCGGCGGGCCAGCCGCCACCAGGAGAAGAGGGACAAGATCGAGAGACACAACCAGCGGCTGGGAGAACTGCTGGAGAAGAAGGGCAAGGAGCTGCAGGGTCGTCTGGATCACCTGGCTGAGGTCCGCAAGGGACACATCCTGGAGCTCACTGCTCACATCTTCCCAACACAGGAGGAGAAGCAGGGCAGCAG ggacCCAGCAGACATGTTGTCAGAGTGTGACCTGGCTCTGACCTCCAGCACAGTGAGTGAGCTGGCTGAGGCCCGTCGCACCACCTACCTGTCAGGGCGCTGGATCTGGGACGACCAGAATGGCGAAACCAGCATTAGCATCACCGGACCCAGGGTCACGCTGCCTAGCAACGGGGACTGCTCCCCCTATTACAGCTGGGTGGAAGACAAGAGCACCAATGAGGGGCCAG AGCTGGACCACATCAACCCAGCCCACACCATCAGTGCAGCTCTCTGCTATGCTACCCAGCTCATCAACATCCTCTCTCATATCCTGGATGTCAATCTGCCCAAGAAGTTGTGCAACAGTGAGTTCTGTGGTGACAGCCTGAGCAGGTACAGGTTCACCCGTGCTGTCACCAAGCTCAACACCAACATCCTTCACCTCTGCTTCTCACAG CATGTTGAGAGTGAGCTGCTGCACCCTCACCACACCCTGAGGAACATCATGTTCCTGGTCTCTCCCGACAACAAGAACCTGGGCAG GACGGGTCCATACGAGGTGACTGCAGACCTGGAGGACTCCATGGAGTTTGTGGAGCCGGAGGCGGCCGGCCCTGCGGAGGAGAGTGGAGACGAGATGGTGACGGACGAGGAGACAGACCTGGGGACAGACTGGGAGACGGTCCCCAGCCCACGTTTCTGTGACATCCCCTCCCAGCCCATGGACCTGTCCCAGAGCATGGCCATGCAGGTGTCTCAGCCTGTGGGCCAGGCCGGGGGCATGATCTCCTCAGCAGCCGCCTCCGTCACCTCCTGGTTCCGGGCCTACACCGGCCAGCGCTGA